The proteins below come from a single Rosa rugosa chromosome 2, drRosRugo1.1, whole genome shotgun sequence genomic window:
- the LOC133730339 gene encoding uncharacterized protein LOC133730339 — protein MERGRDALCVPPLRSMVDPLVARCLYSGKGYMIPLNQCMSYSELYEDIFRTFQFLPSDIIELQYSVPGCEVCFLRNDRDFQMLFCSARIHRLECVDISVLKIGGGCRRTCSVDSGSEVIDEDDYLGDAFRTEVHKTYLSDEWSSYIHHVGDKFHGAAELREKLRKYAIAVGFEFVLLRNDLDRIHAVCANVGTEGCDWHLRAFSSSANGCLYITELNNIHTCKGVVRTQKHKLLGSKVVKTCIAADVSYNLSLTPREIMSKFKSTYGFDISYKVALKAKHRAKEAIYGSDADTFSKLSWYKEAVLQSNPGSSFVLEVEPSTNRFQRLFVAYGGCVEGFQFCLPVLYVDGTFGKSIYKGQILSATGRNGNQVSFIVIDIIFTLLCDAVIGFYPLAICFCDSETDANWTFFFKHLKSLLEPQGRVITFISDRGVGLLSAFDKVFAGNPHLFCYKHLVANLAGKYRGKGNSKLIEDVKQKFFKVAYSSTEKEYRFNLRLLRAVGGADIIDPFLAELPVENCLLYAGPDKN, from the exons ATGGAGCGAGGTCGAGATGCTCTGTGTGTTCCTCCACTgcg GTCTATGGTTGATCCTCTGGTTGCTAGGTGCCTTTACTCTGGCAAAGGTTATATGATTCCTTTGAATCAATGCATGAGCTACTCTGAGTTGTATGAAGACATTTTCCGTACATTCCAGTTTTTGCCAAGTGATATTATTGAGCTTCAGTATTCAGTTCCAGGTTGTGAAGTTTGTTTTCTTCGTAACGATCGTGATTTCCAGATGCTGTTTTGCTCTGCTAGAATACATAGGTTAGAGTGTGTCGATATTTCAGTTTTAAAGATTGGGGGAGGTTGTAGGAGAACTTGTTCTGTGGATAGTGGGTCGGAAGTGATTGATGAAGATGATTATTTGGGTGATGCATTCAGGACTGAAGTTCACAAGACGTATTTGTCTGATGAGTGGAGTTCTTATATTCATCATGTCGGGGATAAGTTTCATGGTGCCGCTGAGCTCCGTGAGAAGCTCAGGAAGTATGCAATTGCAGTTGGTTTCGAGTTTGTTTTGCTGAGAAATGATTTGGACCGTATTCATGCAGTCTGTGCAAATGTTGGAACCGAAGGATGTGATTGGCATCTTCGTGCTTTTTCATCATCTGCCAATGGTTGCCTTTACATAACAGAGTTGAATAATATTCACACTTGCAAGGGTGTAGTTAGGACTCAAAAGCACAAGCTTttgggatccaaggttgtcaagaCTTGCATTGCTGCTGATGTTAGCTATAATCTTTCATTGACGCCAAGGGAAATTATGAGCAAGTTCAAATCAACTTATGGGTTTGATATTTCCTACAAGGTTGCCTTGAAAGCAAAGCATCGGGCTAAGGAAGCGATTTATGGTTCCGATGCAGACACGTTTAGCAAGTTATCTTGGTATAAGGAAGCTGTTTTGCAGAGTAATCCCGGCTcttcttttgtgttggaagttgAACCATCGACGAATCGTTTTCAGAGGCTTTTCGTAGCTTATGGAGGTTGTGTAGAAGGGTTTCAATTCTGTTTGCCTGTGTTGTATGTTGATGGAACGTTTGGTAAGAGCATTTACAAGGGGCAGATTCTGTCTGCAACTGGAAGGAATGGGAATCAAG TTTCTTTCATTGTGATAGATATCATTTTTACATTGCTGTGCGACGCTGTGATAG GTTTCTACCCCCTAGCCATATGTTTTTGTGATTCTGAGACAGATGCAAACTGGACATTCTTTTTCAAGCATTTGAAGAGTCTGCTTGAACCTCAAGGAAGAGTTATCACATTTATTAGTGATCGGGGTGTTGGATTGTTGAGTGCTTTCGATAAGGTATTTGCTGGTAATCCTCATCTGTTTTGTTACAAGCACTTGGTGGCGAACCTTGCCGGTAAATATAGGGGTAAAGGTAATTCAAAATTGATTGAAGATGTTAAGCAGAAGTTTTTTAAGGTTGCATATTCCTCTACTGAGAAGGAATACCGTTTCAATTTGCGGTTGCTTAGAGCAGTTGGTGGTGCCGATATTATTGACCCTTTTCTTGCTGAATTGCCTGTGGAAAATTG